The Brachypodium distachyon strain Bd21 chromosome 4, Brachypodium_distachyon_v3.0, whole genome shotgun sequence nucleotide sequence GTGCTAACTTGTATGCACTGTtcataaaattaattaatacaTGGCTTGCAACTCAAATGGTACATGCAGTGGTTATATGTCTCCGGAATATGCAATGGAAGGCCTCTTTTCTGTCAAGTCTGATGTGTATAGCTTTGGAGTATTGCTCTTGGAAACTGTAAGTGGTCTAAGGATTAACTCAATCCAGAACGACACCGATGAGTTCGCCAGCCTTATAGTCTATGTAAGTTCATGATGTCCAATATTTCATCCTGAAAGGAGGTCAAAACCATGTCCAGCGTGCTGTGTACATATATAAACTATATGACTTTTAAACAATTGACATGTTTTGTTCAGGCATGGAATCTCTGGAGAGAAGGGGTAGCAGGAGATCTGGTGGACCCATCTGTTGTAGAGAATTGCTCGAATGAAGAGGCCTTGTGCTGCATCCATGTCGGGCTTTGTGTGTCCAGGATGATCCAGATGCTAGACCGCTTTATGTCGAATGTTGTGTCGGTGTTGGAGTCGTAGAAGCACACCACTCGCAATGCCTGAACAGCCTCTCTATTTTGCTCGCAGGAGGAACAAGGTGGCAAAGAGTGATCACTACATTCAGGAGGGTTCTGTGGATACTGAGGCTCTTACGATAGTCGAGGGGCGATAGAAGTTTAAGGGCAGTGAGCTGTGCCACTGACTGAAATCCACACACACAGGGGTGTTCTGCTGGCAACATTGGCGACAGGCTGAGGTTCCTCAACTTGCTTTGAAGGACTTGTTTTGCTCTTTTTCCTCTACTCCGTGTAGTCTGGATTGTAATAACAGTTTTGACTTTTTTTGTACAAAAACTGTTTGTGCACAGGGTGAGAATTACACCATACTCAGTATGGAGAAAGATAATTGATGTACCGAAGGAATCGAATGAGTATGTATGTGGATGatacaagttttttttcttgagagaACGTCGAGCTTTATTAGATAATCCTGAGACGAGAGGTCAATCAGAAGATTGTAGAAATCTGGAGCTAAAATAACTTTTAACATAACAGTTTTGGAGCTAAATATACAACCCTATGTTAGCTACACAATCCTTCCGACCTGCCATTAGCTGACCTAGGCAAATGTGATGGAGATAGGAGAGTACCAGGTAAAATCAAGCCacctggatttttttttgggggtgTAAGCTGCTACCTAGACTCTGGTTTCTTTTCTGTCATGTAATCCTGTTTTATTCTCCAGGAAAAACTTGCCTATAAGTTCAAATACTAGTTCAATTCCGCCGTTGCAGCTGCAAAAATGTGTTCTTTCACAGTTAACCTGTGTGAATTGCCTGAGGCCTGAGGATAAGAAGATCCTGCTGAGGGATTGATGGACAACTAGAAACTAAGTAAATATGCAGACAATGACAGTTAGTGAAGATAACTTTAGTCATCTGCTTCCTCATAGCAGATcataaaatctgaaaaatcaaatcaaattaatTGAACATAGTTCAGCTCTCCGATTTCACAGGGTTTTCAACGCACACTTGCAAGTTCAGAAACTTCTTTCGATTGTCTCAGCTACAATCTGGGCAAAAACATGCTTGTGGGCAGCACAACGACATGCATGCCGTTGTACGCCAGTTGGACACCCGCAACTGAGGGCatttttggaacaagaatttcccaGAATGGGATTTTTTTCCAGATCATCCAGTTATCTCATCCACCCTGCTTTGCAAAAGACAAACAAAtaacataaaaataaaataagataGGGATCAAGCTTGCATTGCTTCATACACTCCTTGATAGGCAATAAGTCAACaattgaataaataaataagtagATAATCAATCTTCGGTTACCTGCATGGTGTTGGTTCAGGGTAATAGAAAGCATATCGCTGGTACACGTTCCAGCCTTTAATGGTTTCTTGGTTGGTGATCTCAATCCGTTTACCCAAGGAGTCCCCAAGCCCATGGTGGGCCATGAGCAGCCAGACGAAGGTGATAAGCTCCCCTCCACTGCTCAGCTGCGAGGCGTGCATCTCAGCCCGCGACCTGCCAGCAGAGTAAATAAGAAGCCTTGCCCACATGGACACCATCTCTTTAAGTGTTTCCTTGCTTGGATGAAGACTGTACTTAACCAGCAACTCCTCTCTGGTCATATCACTGTACTCATTCTCTTGAGATTCAGGCAGATGGTGATTCTCGAGAGTAGCCACCGCGCAGGCAGCGAGCGGCAGCATGGAAGGGTGGGTAACCAGAAGGTACATCATGTAGTTGGAAAGTTTCGAGCATACCTCCAACATTCCACGAGGTAAATCCATGTTGTCTGAAGGAGAATTGTATTTACCCAGGTGTGCCTCTGTCAGCGCATGTAACCACACAATAGCGAACCCAAAATCTGAAACGAAGTCACCTCTTAGTGTTCCCACCAGAGTGCCAAGTTTGGGCCATTCTCGTTGCCGTCCCAAGCAACCAGGACCAGTGTCTACTTTATCATGCAAGAGTCTAATCTCCTCTACAATACACTCCAACATCATCTTTCGACGTCCACTTGCTCTGTTTCTAACATCTTGCTAatccaaaatattttttccttcttcacaCCGATCACATCCACAAGCAATCTCCTACACACGGTCATCACTCGTCGACTGAATGTCCTTGGATGCAGGTGGTTGCTGCTGTTCATCACTCGTTGACTGAATGTCCTTGGATGCAGGTGGTGGCTGCTGGCACTCAGCCAGCTCACCAAGTTATACTGTCCCATCGACTTTGGCCACCGTTGCTTCTCTTCAGGCCATCCAATCTCACTGGAAAAAATAAACCAGGACAAACTAGCAAGCATGCCACACTTTCGGACCTTCAACCACGCCCATGTCCATGGTGACATCAGGCAAATAAATACTGAACAGACTTCCAGGAAAAAGCCTCCCATAAATAGTGAGTAGGCGACTGCAATGTCAGATTTATTATACCCCCGTTTGTCATCTATGTGGAAGAGCACAAAAGCAACAACAGCAGATATCTGAGAAATGCACCTAAGTATGACGATGCTCCTTGTTCTGAGAACAAGAGCCTTAGTGTAGAGATCATCGTACATCACACCAAGCTCAATCCTAACCACCTTGAGCATTCTGTTGGTGTCTCCTAGTGTGGAGGGTCTACTAAAGGGGTTTTCAGCAAGTAAGCTACGCCCTGAAAAGATATCAAGAACATATCTTGTAGAACCTAAAGCTTCACAAACGATGCTATCATAGCCATGACCATTGATCTCTTTAGGCAATAGTTTTTTGTAAGCTTGTCCAGTTGAGCTCTCAAGGCTCTTAAGGCATCCACACTTGAGACACCACGTTCTTTCTCCATACTTAATCCCAGCAGTAAATGCCAAGATACCTGATACTAGCAGCTCCACATTGTGTCTTCCAATGGATATCCAGAAAACATACAATGCTAGAACAACTTGCATCACCAGATTCAACAGATGCCTCAACCACAAATTGTTGTCCTCCATGGCAAAAGCAGTAATTGTGTCCTGCCCACCTAGATGTATGAGGAGAAACGGTGCCCAAAAGAAAGATAGTGGTTGGGTTTTACTTAGTACATGTTTTTCCATGGTGGCATCCTCATGCCGTGAGAGAAGGCCAAGGGAATAAACTGCTACCACGTCTGCTCCCAAATAAGCTGCCCAAATGCAGAGCCTTAGGAACCCACTGGTGCTATGCCGCCGAAGGCTACCAGTAAAGAAGAGCAAGAATTGTATTATGAAGCTGAGGAGTACAAGTAACTGGATTTCCAATTCTTTGAATAGTTCGAGCATACTCTCCATCACATGAAGGCGGCCCTCACATGAATGATGGATTGTGAATGTTACAACCACCTGATGGATAAAAGAAATTACATAATCCAGTGTGGATTTTGAACAATAGGCATAATCCTCCAAACACAAATAGAGGTCGCTTCACCTTTATGCACGTACAAGTTACAACATAGAAGTACTCAATGCCCTAGACTGTAACGTTATTTCCTGCTGATAATTAGTGCCCATGTTATGTATCCCATCAGCATGTTTTTCTAGAAACCATACGTTAATcatggagagagaaaagaaactaTAGGAATTTCTACTTCAGTgcccaaaacaaaatttagcCAAATTTCTCTTAAAGGCCTCTGAACATGTAAAATAAAGAAATGAAAGAAACTGACACATGAGTATGTATGCAGATACTCCATACTTCGATGTATGGAGTCTCGGAGTTGTACATGTGCCGGTTTGCTTATTAAGAAGTTAAGTGCTACGAGTCTTGAGCTTTGTATAGAGCCTGTGCAGGAGTTGAAGTTTGTATTCAGTGCAAGTTGGACAGTTAGGAATTTGTGAGTGTGAGTCAGGCATAAGGACAAGGCCAGGATCACTATATAATGGCCGTCGTGTAATAGCTATTGAGTTACCgtgagaaaaagaagaagaaaagcaaaggcATGCCAGCTGCCCTGGGTTGAAACCAAATTGTgatagttttcttttctctcatGTGTGTATGATATTTCTTCGACACTCTTGAGCAAAGAAGTCAAGTTTTATTGAAGCAACAACTTTTCTGTGGTGAGTAAACATCTTGGAAAGTACTAATAAACTTCATCGAAATTTGGAAGCAAAAGCTAAAGCAGTAAACcatgaaagaaaacaaacgCTACAGCAGGCTAATTTATATATGGGATTGGGATTAAACAATTCAGAACATGGGTGCATACCTTGGACTAACACTAGCTGATGGAAGCTTCGATCATTTGCAGCCCAACGCCTGAGGACATGTGTCTTGTTGCTAGTTGTGGCATGCAAAGCCACAATGTTTGCTTACATGCTTAGAGGTAGGCCCTAGTTTTTCGGTCTTATTCCTCTCTTTCAGGGGCAGAGGTGTAAACAGGCACTAAGATCTCTCATGATGGCACTGCTCTTTGATACATTTCTTGCAAGGAGAGCAAAGGTAAAGAGAGAGATGCTTTCTTGCATACAACATCAAATCTTGATTCATCAGAACAATGCCTACATTTGTAACATGCAGAccaatattatttttctagGATGCAGTTCGACAGACGTCTGCAGTAACACCAAATCATGTGTAACTTAGTCAATGCCAGGTCATGTGTAAACAACGAGACAGCGTTCATATAGAGCAGAAAAAAATTTAGTGGCATGGGATTGGATGAGAGCAAAACTGCCTAAATCATAACAATGTTTAAAACAATAATGCTAGTACTGAACTGCACAAGTCTATGGGC carries:
- the LOC112268875 gene encoding uncharacterized protein LOC112268875 isoform X2, with translation MEKHVLSKTQPLSFFWAPFLLIHLGGQDTITAFAMEDNNLWLRHLLNLVMQVVLALYVFWISIGRHNVELLVSGILAFTAGIKYGERTWCLKCGCLKSLESSTGQAYKKLLPKEINGHGYDSIVCEALGSTRYVLDIFSGRSLLAENPFSRPSTLGDTNRMLKVVRIELGVMYDDLYTKALVLRTRSIVILRCISQISAVVAFVLFHIDDKRGYNKSDIAVAYSLFMGGFFLEVCSVFICLMSPWTWAWLKVRKCGMLASLSWFIFSSEIGWPEEKQRWPKSMGQYNLVSWLSASSHHLHPRTFSQRVMNSSNHLHPRTFSRRVMTVCRRLLVDVIGVKKEKIFWISKMLETEQVDVER
- the LOC100822669 gene encoding uncharacterized protein LOC100822669, whose product is MDLPRGMLEVCSKLSNYMMYLLVTHPSMLPLAACAVATLENHHLPESQENEYSDMTREELLVKYSLHPSKETLKEMVSMWARLLIYSAGRSRAEMHASQLSSGGELITFVWLLMAHHGLGDSLGKRIEITNQETIKGWNVYQRYAFYYPEPTPCRVDEITG
- the LOC112268875 gene encoding uncharacterized protein LOC112268875 isoform X1; translation: MESMLELFKELEIQLLVLLSFIIQFLLFFTGSLRRHSTSGFLRLCIWAAYLGADVVAVYSLGLLSRHEDATMEKHVLSKTQPLSFFWAPFLLIHLGGQDTITAFAMEDNNLWLRHLLNLVMQVVLALYVFWISIGRHNVELLVSGILAFTAGIKYGERTWCLKCGCLKSLESSTGQAYKKLLPKEINGHGYDSIVCEALGSTRYVLDIFSGRSLLAENPFSRPSTLGDTNRMLKVVRIELGVMYDDLYTKALVLRTRSIVILRCISQISAVVAFVLFHIDDKRGYNKSDIAVAYSLFMGGFFLEVCSVFICLMSPWTWAWLKVRKCGMLASLSWFIFSSEIGWPEEKQRWPKSMGQYNLVSWLSASSHHLHPRTFSQRVMNSSNHLHPRTFSRRVMTVCRRLLVDVIGVKKEKIFWISKMLETEQVDVER